Proteins encoded together in one bacterium window:
- a CDS encoding tetratricopeptide repeat protein yields MVYLAEDTRKDHKIMALKTMKPQGGAEATESFRAEFLNIRGVVHPNIPEVFDFGILPETETQLYFTCEFVAGNSLDHLAATWTPQQLQVVLVSLCRALAFLHSRGLLHRDIKPQNVLGRLGSNGQLDTLKLVDFGLSAKREESAEFAGTMDYMAPELIGGESASMVSDIYAIGMLIYRLATGHLPFEGTDPIAVTRQRCIAEAPPALRFSPDLPVGLSDVIGTLIRIRPEDRPSSARHVIALLNEHQGTEYPYETVETRSAYIRSAVTVTHREVRETMRQMRLRRAAGEPVKPVLVLGPRGLGRRRLLGAFAAELGVDGCAVRLAETERDLEQGAADVLIVPDVSRLDAEKLRIAVETARSRDAWILLGGAGVPPELPAMFPSLDRLTLHPLEAPEVAEFLTAMFPENNFQGTFAEQLHSRTMGFTAAIERALQHLLDTEQLRIGLSGWELMPGRWDVPIHPAVPEHVQAVGEHLSGGARRLAEVVACSSSALPRAVLLEMYGDLVDPSASLDTAIAELNRVGWLVKTEDSYRLRHSAAAELVENSQDPEEHRRFHRLLARAWAGELLRDHPLRDRELLYHHIHSADWDIAPDYTAAQLRSVLDEGNAVWVRKLIETGVLLDPPPRLGDVLLDALVVVEFIEGNIEASAERLGNVLQHGEIEVAEENLERMARYAGLEEKLGRADRAQIILERCLQVLPAGHDSRAGMVFGPLAWILFKQGDAEKARELAEEGLIRIPPHAADFGQALLLNTVATLAFYRGDLDAAELYWKRCLEVYETIGDRQGIASMYNSLGALAAQSGDRLRARSLWQRCAAIAREINDVHRLAGIYNNLGIDALESGALREAEDHYRKALSLFRRMKNPRAQVEILSNLGELAYYRADYPRAQAYLQEAVHLASTLDDREVEIEPLLHLGRVLLTLDELETATAHFQRSCQTAAEVGSMKGEGQAWEHIALVQARRGRLKSALAALERATRLLSEDMDPLARVHLHLTACAVAAERQDEEGVRVALESAHEVAKTKWDPFAAARSLVYGLLFAQEIIDSKERPRVLRQLAVYPDFLWRFHWAAARRLAAEGAVRKALDEFGKGVNVLKGIASRLPDEGRDRYLNSPQIRQFRSEAIALKNQMKDK; encoded by the coding sequence GTGGTCTATCTTGCCGAAGATACCCGCAAAGACCATAAAATCATGGCCCTGAAGACAATGAAACCGCAGGGCGGGGCCGAGGCAACAGAGAGCTTCCGGGCGGAGTTCCTGAACATTCGGGGAGTCGTCCACCCCAATATCCCGGAGGTTTTCGACTTCGGAATCCTCCCCGAAACTGAGACCCAGCTCTATTTCACCTGTGAGTTCGTCGCCGGCAACTCCCTCGATCATCTGGCCGCCACTTGGACGCCACAGCAACTTCAAGTAGTGTTGGTGTCTCTGTGCCGAGCCTTGGCGTTTCTCCACAGCCGGGGCCTTCTCCACCGTGACATCAAGCCGCAGAACGTTCTGGGACGACTCGGCAGCAATGGCCAACTGGATACTCTCAAGCTGGTAGACTTCGGGCTGTCCGCCAAACGGGAAGAGTCGGCCGAATTCGCGGGAACCATGGATTATATGGCGCCGGAGCTGATCGGCGGCGAATCGGCTTCCATGGTTTCCGATATCTATGCCATCGGGATGCTTATCTACCGCCTGGCGACCGGCCATCTGCCGTTTGAAGGAACCGACCCCATTGCCGTCACCCGGCAGCGTTGCATAGCCGAAGCGCCACCGGCATTGCGCTTCAGTCCCGATCTCCCGGTCGGGCTTTCGGACGTGATCGGAACGCTGATTCGGATCCGGCCCGAAGATCGTCCCTCCAGCGCTCGACACGTCATTGCCCTCTTGAACGAACATCAAGGAACGGAGTATCCCTACGAGACGGTGGAGACTCGCAGCGCCTACATCCGTTCGGCGGTTACGGTCACGCATCGCGAAGTCCGTGAAACGATGCGGCAGATGCGACTCCGACGAGCCGCCGGGGAACCGGTGAAACCGGTCCTTGTGCTGGGTCCCCGCGGACTGGGCCGCCGCCGACTGCTCGGTGCCTTCGCCGCCGAACTGGGAGTGGACGGCTGTGCCGTTCGCCTGGCCGAGACCGAACGCGATCTGGAGCAGGGGGCGGCCGACGTGTTGATTGTCCCCGATGTATCCCGTCTCGATGCTGAGAAGCTGCGCATCGCCGTCGAAACAGCCCGTTCGAGAGACGCTTGGATTCTTCTCGGCGGCGCGGGCGTTCCTCCCGAGCTTCCGGCGATGTTCCCGTCGCTGGATCGGCTCACGCTTCACCCGCTCGAAGCTCCTGAGGTTGCCGAATTCCTCACGGCGATGTTCCCCGAAAATAACTTTCAGGGTACGTTTGCCGAGCAACTTCATTCACGGACGATGGGCTTCACCGCCGCGATCGAAAGGGCTTTGCAGCACCTGCTCGATACGGAACAATTGCGAATCGGTCTGTCGGGTTGGGAGCTCATGCCCGGCCGTTGGGACGTCCCCATCCATCCCGCCGTTCCCGAACACGTGCAGGCGGTCGGGGAGCATCTCTCCGGTGGTGCGCGCAGGCTGGCGGAGGTCGTCGCCTGCTCATCGTCGGCTCTTCCGCGGGCGGTTCTGCTTGAAATGTATGGTGATCTGGTTGATCCATCCGCTTCCCTCGACACGGCGATCGCCGAGTTGAATCGTGTCGGATGGCTCGTGAAAACGGAAGATAGCTACCGCCTTCGTCACTCCGCCGCGGCGGAGCTTGTCGAAAACTCGCAGGATCCCGAAGAGCACCGCCGCTTCCATCGGCTGCTGGCCAGGGCGTGGGCCGGAGAGCTTCTCCGAGACCATCCGCTCCGGGATCGCGAGCTTCTCTATCATCACATTCATTCGGCCGATTGGGACATCGCTCCCGACTATACGGCCGCGCAATTGCGCTCCGTACTCGACGAAGGCAACGCAGTGTGGGTGCGGAAGCTGATCGAAACGGGAGTTCTGCTCGATCCGCCTCCCCGGCTCGGTGACGTCTTGCTGGATGCGCTCGTCGTGGTCGAGTTCATCGAAGGGAATATCGAGGCCTCAGCCGAGCGGCTGGGCAACGTGCTGCAACACGGCGAAATTGAGGTCGCAGAGGAAAATCTGGAACGGATGGCGCGCTATGCCGGACTCGAAGAGAAGCTGGGCCGCGCCGACCGTGCACAGATCATTCTTGAACGGTGCTTGCAGGTTCTTCCGGCGGGGCACGACAGCCGGGCGGGAATGGTTTTCGGCCCCTTGGCATGGATACTATTCAAGCAGGGCGATGCGGAGAAGGCCCGCGAGCTGGCCGAAGAAGGACTGATTCGGATTCCCCCGCATGCGGCCGATTTCGGACAAGCGCTGCTGCTCAACACCGTCGCCACCCTCGCTTTCTACCGCGGCGATCTCGATGCCGCCGAGCTCTATTGGAAACGTTGCCTGGAGGTGTACGAGACCATCGGCGACCGGCAGGGAATCGCCAGCATGTACAACAGTCTCGGTGCGTTGGCCGCGCAATCGGGAGACCGCTTGCGGGCCCGCAGTCTCTGGCAACGCTGCGCGGCGATTGCCCGCGAGATCAACGACGTCCACCGCCTGGCCGGCATCTACAACAACCTCGGCATTGATGCGTTGGAGTCGGGCGCGCTCCGCGAAGCCGAGGACCACTACCGCAAGGCCCTCAGTCTGTTCCGCCGGATGAAGAATCCCCGCGCTCAAGTGGAGATTCTCAGCAATCTCGGTGAACTCGCGTATTACCGCGCCGACTATCCGCGCGCGCAGGCCTACCTTCAGGAAGCCGTTCATCTGGCCAGCACCCTGGATGATCGCGAAGTGGAAATCGAACCGCTCCTTCACCTCGGACGAGTTTTGCTCACCCTCGATGAATTGGAGACGGCTACCGCCCACTTCCAGAGATCCTGTCAGACCGCCGCCGAAGTGGGATCCATGAAGGGAGAGGGACAAGCGTGGGAACATATCGCACTGGTGCAGGCCCGCCGCGGTCGCCTGAAGTCGGCCCTGGCCGCGCTGGAGCGCGCCACCCGTCTGCTCTCCGAAGACATGGACCCACTGGCCCGCGTACATCTGCATCTAACGGCATGCGCCGTTGCCGCCGAACGACAGGACGAAGAGGGCGTGAGAGTGGCGCTGGAGAGCGCTCACGAGGTCGCCAAGACCAAATGGGATCCGTTTGCCGCGGCGAGGTCGCTGGTCTATGGCCTTCTTTTTGCGCAAGAGATAATTGATTCCAAAGAGCGGCCGAGAGTCCTGCGGCAACTTGCTGTATATCCGGATTTTCTGTGGCGATTCCA